The Mycolicibacterium parafortuitum nucleotide sequence AAGAGTTTTCCTTCGGCCGTGCACTTAACCGAGGTTGCGAGGCTGCCAGTGGCGATGTCCTATTGATCCTATCTGCACACGTGTACCCTTTGTACGACACATATATCGAACAAATGGTCGGGGCGTTTGACCGCAACCGAACTGCGATTGCGTACGGACGTCAAGTTGGCGATGAACGGACAAAATTCTCGGAGTCGCGGGTGATGTTGAAATGGTTTCCCACGCAAAATATATGGGACCAGGAGCATCCTTTCAGCAACAACGCCAACGCTGCCATCTTAAGATCAACGTGGGCAGAGTCTCCCTACGATGAATCATTAACGGGGCTGGAGGACTTAGACTTCGCCAAAAAGGCAATCCAGCGGGGCCACCGGATTGCTTACATCGCCGACGCACCTGTCGTCCATGTTCATGAAGAGACTTGGAACATCACCCGGAATCGATATAGGCGGGAGGCCATCGCTTACGCGCGCATTATGGACGATTCGAAATTATCGCTTGCTAAGGCATTGGCCTTGGCGCTTTCGAACATCGTTGGAGACTATGTTGACGCCGCCAAGGCAAATCGGCTTCGCGGTAATTTGGCGAGCATACCACTGTTCAGATCAGCTCAGTTTATTGGCGCCTGGGAGGGCTTTCGACAACCCACCAACATCTCCACTCAATTATTGGAGCGCTTTTACTATCCAGCCGACCGCCAGAGCGGCGAACTGCCGCCGGCGCCAGGTCGCAAAATTTTATACTCCGACGACGTCCCGCTAATTCACGGTAGAGAGTGATGACAACAACCGTCGCCATCGTCCCGATGCGCCATAACAGCGAACGTGTTCCAGGCAAGAATTACCGGCTTTTAGCGGGACTGCCTCTGTACCACCATGTGGTCCGCACACTCATGGCAGTACCTGAAATAGACCGAGTCATCATCGATACTGATAGTGAGATCATTATTGAAGACTGCGCAAGGAGCTTTTCAGACGCACAGGTTTTGATTCGCCCGGAACACTTACGGGACGGCGCCATACCGATGAACGATGTCTTGCTCAACACCCTAGAGCAAGTTGAAGCAGACGTCGTACTCCAAACGCATTCCACAAATCCATTTTTGAAGCCCGAGACTCTCTCGTCGGCGCTTCAGCAGTTCAGCTCGCCGGACCGAGCTTTCGATTCAATGTTCAGTGTCACGCGCTTACAGGCTCGCTTGTGGGACGAAAATGCGGTACCTGTTAATCATGATCCCTCTGTTTTATTGAGGACGCAGGATCTTGCTCCCTTATTTGTCGAGAATTCTTGCTTCTTTATTTTCACGCCAACACTTCTCCGCGAACGTCATAATAGAATTGGTTACCAGCCCCGTATGTTTGAGATGTCCGCGCTCGAAGCAGTAGACATAGATATCGAAGAAGACTTCGCGTTGGCCGTTGCTATCGCTCAGCAAAGTGAAATCGAAACCCGGCGATGAATGCAAATCGAATATTGGTAACGTGTCGACAGATGCAGGTAGAACTTCCGCATCACCTGGAACGCATTACTCAGCTAGGTTACGAGGTGATTGCACCCGAATTGGGAGACCGTCAACAATTCACCGCGACGGAACTGCTCGAATTTCGTCATGGCCTTGTAGGGATAATCGCAGGAGACGATGAACTCAGCCGCGAGTTTTTTGACGGCACGCCTAATCTCAGAACAGTGATCAGGTGGGGAATCGGGATGGACTCTGTCGACCGAGAGGCCGCCGCGATGCACGGTGTAACTATACGAAACACCCCAGGTGTTTTTGGTGCGGAAGTCGCCGACTCAGCCTTTGGCTATATCTTGAATCTGGCCCGCAGCTATATCACGGTTGACGCAGCGGTTCGACGCGGAGAGTGGCCGAAAGCTGAAGGGATCACCCTGGCGAAGTCACGGCTAGGAATTATAGGCTTCGGCGCGATTGGTCAAGAAATTGCCGCACGCGGCAGGGGCTTCAGTATGGACGTTGTCGCCTTCGACCCCTACGTACCTTCACCGGCGCCACCAGGTATCACGTTATTGGATCTCGACACTCTACTAACTACGAGTAAATTCGTCGTCCTTGCGTGTCCTCTGACAGCTGATACCTACCATCTCATAGATTCACAACGGCTTGGACTGATGCGCGCTGACGCGTACCTAATAAACGTTGCCCGAGGACCCGTCGTATCTGAAGTCGACCTAATCGCAGCCCTCGAGTGCGGATTGATTTCCGGAGCAGGACTTGACGTGTTCGAAGTGGAGCCCTTACCGCTCGACAGCAGGTTACGCGAGATGCCGAATGTAGTATTGGGATCCCATAACGGGTCTAATACGAGGGAGGGCGTTAGCCGGGCTAGTCGTGCCGCGGTTGACTTCCTAATTGAGGAACTTTCGCGGTGACTCACGCCGTCATCGTGACGGGCGCCGCGGGGGGCATAGGGGCTGCGGTGTGCGAACGCCTTCGCTCCGATGGATACCGCACAATAGGACTCGACATTGATCGGGTGCGGGCGGCCGACATCCCAATCCAGATAGACCTTCGCGACCTTGATGAATTAGCAGCGCTTGCCCGTCAACTATCCGACGTGCACGACGTATCTGCGATCGTGCACAATGCAGCCGTTCAACCCATAGCTGCCACTGGTCAGACATCCACATCTGACTGGCTAGATACTTTGCGGGTTAATGTAGTGGCGGTCGACGCTCTGGTATCGGGGGCCCGTCTGAGCTTGGACGCAAATCACGGCGCAATTGTTGTCGTGAGCAGCGTCCATGCTCACGCGACTACCGGCGGAATAGGTGCGTACGCAGCCAGTAAGGCAGCGCTTGAAGGCTGGGTACGGTCGGCCGCACTGGATCTGGGACCGAACATACGCGTTAATGCGGTGTCTCCCGGGGCCATAGACACCCCCAAATTGCGTCAGGGATTCTCTCGATGGGGTCAGGAATCAGCCGAACAGCGGAGGGCGATCCTCCTCCGCCGCACCGCCCTCGCACGCATCGGAGAACCCAGCGAGGTAGCTGCTGCCATCTCATTCCTACTGAATCAAGAGGCTAGCTTCATTACAGGTAGTGTCCTATTGGTCGATGGCGGCGCTTCTGCTCGGCTGGGCACGGAATGAGGCACGTCG carries:
- a CDS encoding phosphoglycerate dehydrogenase yields the protein MQVELPHHLERITQLGYEVIAPELGDRQQFTATELLEFRHGLVGIIAGDDELSREFFDGTPNLRTVIRWGIGMDSVDREAAAMHGVTIRNTPGVFGAEVADSAFGYILNLARSYITVDAAVRRGEWPKAEGITLAKSRLGIIGFGAIGQEIAARGRGFSMDVVAFDPYVPSPAPPGITLLDLDTLLTTSKFVVLACPLTADTYHLIDSQRLGLMRADAYLINVARGPVVSEVDLIAALECGLISGAGLDVFEVEPLPLDSRLREMPNVVLGSHNGSNTREGVSRASRAAVDFLIEELSR
- a CDS encoding cytidylyltransferase domain-containing protein, which codes for MTTTVAIVPMRHNSERVPGKNYRLLAGLPLYHHVVRTLMAVPEIDRVIIDTDSEIIIEDCARSFSDAQVLIRPEHLRDGAIPMNDVLLNTLEQVEADVVLQTHSTNPFLKPETLSSALQQFSSPDRAFDSMFSVTRLQARLWDENAVPVNHDPSVLLRTQDLAPLFVENSCFFIFTPTLLRERHNRIGYQPRMFEMSALEAVDIDIEEDFALAVAIAQQSEIETRR
- a CDS encoding SDR family NAD(P)-dependent oxidoreductase, which gives rise to MTGAAGGIGAAVCERLRSDGYRTIGLDIDRVRAADIPIQIDLRDLDELAALARQLSDVHDVSAIVHNAAVQPIAATGQTSTSDWLDTLRVNVVAVDALVSGARLSLDANHGAIVVVSSVHAHATTGGIGAYAASKAALEGWVRSAALDLGPNIRVNAVSPGAIDTPKLRQGFSRWGQESAEQRRAILLRRTALARIGEPSEVAAAISFLLNQEASFITGSVLLVDGGASARLGTE
- a CDS encoding glycosyltransferase family 2 protein, encoding MSNERQRRISAVIRAYNEDKHIGRLLKGLEQQTVKLDEIILVDSGSTDDTVAIARAAGCTIVPIAKEEFSFGRALNRGCEAASGDVLLILSAHVYPLYDTYIEQMVGAFDRNRTAIAYGRQVGDERTKFSESRVMLKWFPTQNIWDQEHPFSNNANAAILRSTWAESPYDESLTGLEDLDFAKKAIQRGHRIAYIADAPVVHVHEETWNITRNRYRREAIAYARIMDDSKLSLAKALALALSNIVGDYVDAAKANRLRGNLASIPLFRSAQFIGAWEGFRQPTNISTQLLERFYYPADRQSGELPPAPGRKILYSDDVPLIHGRE